From the Mycoplasmatota bacterium genome, one window contains:
- a CDS encoding NAD(P)H-dependent oxidoreductase — MKKLLYITCNSKPEKLSASKTVGRSFIRTLIEKDDDFVVKQLDLYEMSIPKLQYKYFNDRSAVVDAKAYDNLSPKEKKDVDKIIELANEFKEADFYVLVAPMWNLMFPARLKEYLDCIIQNEITVKIGPEEIGGLLNDKIRTMVYIQSSGGAIPWLLEGKINHGGTYIKDIFKFTGIKNYYEILVDKTGFTDEEQHDAIERGKQKAKDLVSKL; from the coding sequence ATGAAAAAATTATTGTATATTACTTGTAATTCGAAACCAGAAAAATTATCTGCGAGTAAGACTGTTGGAAGATCGTTTATAAGGACACTGATTGAAAAAGATGATGATTTTGTAGTGAAGCAATTAGATTTGTATGAAATGAGTATTCCAAAACTTCAATATAAGTATTTTAATGATAGAAGTGCAGTAGTTGATGCTAAGGCTTATGATAACTTATCTCCTAAGGAGAAAAAAGATGTTGATAAAATTATTGAACTAGCCAATGAATTCAAAGAAGCAGATTTTTATGTGTTAGTCGCACCAATGTGGAATCTTATGTTTCCTGCAAGACTTAAAGAGTATTTAGATTGTATTATTCAAAATGAGATTACAGTAAAGATTGGTCCTGAAGAAATAGGAGGTCTTCTAAATGATAAAATAAGAACCATGGTATATATTCAATCTTCTGGTGGAGCGATTCCTTGGTTATTAGAAGGAAAAATAAATCATGGTGGAACGTATATAAAAGATATATTTAAATTTACAGGTATTAAAAATTATTATGAGATACTTGTGGATAAAACAGGATTTACTGATGAAGAACAACATGATGCAATTGAAAGAGGAAAACAAAAAGCAAAAGATTTGGTATCTAAACTATAG